From the Cucurbita pepo subsp. pepo cultivar mu-cu-16 chromosome LG05, ASM280686v2, whole genome shotgun sequence genome, one window contains:
- the LOC111795800 gene encoding dirigent protein 23-like, which translates to MANLSISFFFLFLLAALPWTRTLDAKKTVICRRHCRKQTVTKIQFYFHDTITGKNPSAIKVAEAPSSTNSPTLFGTVSIADDPLTETPDPKSKEVGRAQGLYSSAAQQEVGLLMTLTYVFTAGKFNGSSVVIVGKNSIMNKVRELPVVGGTGAFRFARGYALASTYWANNVGDAIVGYNLTVIH; encoded by the coding sequence atggcgaatctttctatttcatttttcttcctttttctcctcGCAGCTCTCCCATGGACTCGAACCCTCGACGCGAAGAAAACCGTGATTTGTAGACGCCATTGCCGGAAGCAGACCGTCACCAAGATCCAATTCTACTTCCACGACACCATCACCGGGAAGAATCCCTCCGCCATTAAGGTCGCTGAGGCCCCTTCCTCCACCAATTCACCGACGCTCTTCGGCACCGTGTCCATCGCCGACGACCCATTGACGGAAACGCCTGACCCGAAATCGAAGGAGGTGGGCAGGGCACAGGGGCTGTATTCGTCGGCCGCGCAGCAGGAGGTGGGTCTGCTCATGACACTGACCTATGTATTCACCGCCGGTAAGTTCAACGGCAGCTCCGTTGTTATTGTCGGGAAGAATTCGATTATGAATAAAGTCCGAGAACTGCCGGTGGTCGGAGGGACGGGGGCTTTCCGGTTCGCTCGTGGGTATGCTCTGGCGAGTACTTATTGGGCCAACAACGTTGGAGATGCAATTGTGGGTTATAATTTAACGGTTATACACTAG
- the LOC111795840 gene encoding dirigent protein 15 has protein sequence MAIPRLPIVLSVLFLVSISARSEYYSRTSRRVHLKPKVTHLRFFLFDILSGDKPTAVKVAHSNVTFGTSVIPFGTVYAIDDPLRAGPEYNSTLIGNARGMYMSASRGSDFCLVMYIDYAFTAGKFKGSSISVFSRNPVTEAKREVAVVGGRGKFRMARGFAKLKTHYLNVNNGDAIIEYDVTVFHY, from the coding sequence ATGGCAATTCCCCGGCTACCTATCGTTCTCTCCGTCCTCTTCCTCGTCTCCATATCGGCCCGTTCCGAGTACTACTCCAGAACTTCCCGTCGGGTTCACCTAAAACCCAAGGTAACCCATCTCCGTTTCTTCCTTTTCGACATCCTAAGCGGCGATAAACCCACCGCTGTCAAAGTTGCGCATTCGAACGTCACCTTCGGCACGTCTGTGATCCCATTCGGCACCGTCTACGCCATCGACGACCCGCTTCGAGCGGGACCCGAATATAATTCGACATTGATCGGCAATGCAAGGGGGATGTATATGTCAGCAAGTAGAGGCTCAGATTTTTGCTTGGTGATGTACATTGACTACGCTTTCACTGCCGGCAAGTTCAAGGGCAGCTCCATCAGTGTGTTTTCGAGGAACCCGGTGACGGAGGCGAAACGGGAGGTGGCGGTTGTCGGCGGGCGAGGGAAGTTTAGGATGGCTCGAGGGTTTGCTAAGCTTAAGACACATTATTTGAATGTCAACAATGGTGATGCCATTATTGAATATGATGTTACTGTGTTTCATTATTGA